From a region of the Besnoitia besnoiti strain Bb-Ger1 chromosome I, whole genome shotgun sequence genome:
- a CDS encoding hypothetical protein (encoded by transcript BESB_003470), with protein sequence MATSSAFKSACEAVEDDVFSLSSAASEFLLGFQTFAVESQPFSTRSLFEACSRASGLQQHGSGPAEGSQGGIPLEALLPARIPQTETRGGGGDWRPKSCGDSCASLNGHGRALPRGAPAADAAAPPGGDSPQTRPPVAPASTAFFAEESSALPVEAAAPGGEEGAALGRRGPQRNDSAAADEDAHETANEKGRGFRINDRGPRTEGDSVRVEEAEAAYRQVVTRFQFLKQLRHPFLCSYTHILRKAERFFVVSEYWSLSLADLIHQREQALGARSPPSSASAASASPSPQRRSAASNSASSAARWLASAALLPEAFLRRMAAQILSALAFLNEQGLTHGRLCPSTIRFTADGDVRLSDWGLNYLLHRGSLSPHTRLLPCPPFLTPQQALFGAEVSAVSPPFSKDDSWALGAALLQAAQGPPRLQPGVLIALLAQARAEAKEKAETAERPTALDKAADRAEAHSPAHASTGPEAELQTGYRARGRDRSWSGERQGFRALQGELGLRERRALGDAEGEEGACEAEVEAWERDWQREVDRILGFPIPVGGWDDWFACEKRGRDEGDLHYAPRSREEEKRLPHLHPLCTLRAIEHAARMLLYVHWAYEDHVRPHVDEACTFLFQNGPEISEAEDAKRQGNQGRREGGGSRGRPRRSDEKANGFGREPAGRAGRQLLWRAASFSCIGRSLERRLLQHKERLVAELRHVVSRPCCLVEPEAYAALLAALSACLEKRKGMGDDAADSEGTKRAWRAPNSQDEEGRRQLSSPCSSWLASPAAKGWEVEETFLWAVLCSQAGWFSGGALFSHALSPSLLHVSSLRSSGSRVAPQAPARCRPSRSARAPFSPFSSGFRDLLRGLLEVNPGRRFSPAEAASLACSREFLSSPCQPRLFGGSQGAKVSSLASVKGTDAFSQPARDRVRGGRLEASKRETDGDCGRDNGREVAEEARNESTRRQPERTVLPTVVEKETLLARPRAAEAAGLLLDLHIDDTLEAIRSGASECEGQLCHDSLLLRRPQRRSTLRLVRGGRKREGLLVPVPQRASGRDFLLVAAARRRRLRDARRPRRISPRSADSSPPSVLSPSSAPHEYSLGALRASRRVGSAAHASADKPAARQSGRVNVSSSSPSPRTTSSGSPAALASSPSSSAASPQSPSSSPPAESSQEGGVRWPQWAGGSHDRLPFLSPLLDLRLLHDFCAAPARTLSSGAEAKPTEGFQACSCLSLASLLPPASQARPESRAQRADATRRQREREGTSSHEGLCSLESADRSPEAGAEETLGAVGLAAGQSACERARGPLSPREGGRGGGDEEDDEGEESERQAGRLLQGAVEDRSFFACGFSAGRNWLDVEGNWVEGDARIRGVCIHDTVVALQEADRFSISQMHEVRPRCLYMRQFHFLYQRLRVRLFRSLLVQLPKSLQRLTEEAAVDIPPLLRPQIWAALLGVNYAAEVAAGPFVFDQLVLEGLAMPEARQLTSEDFSQCFEHHDLLGSRFGRRQLRRLLQALFAHCCRMPLSLSPPRSPRSSGGGSAHLASVSAAESRAFVSARGLDAIAAPLQLLYGGQPQVALACLDRLLTRQSQFKLFGAENAAAIEDQLACFSQLLYFFDPLLATHLQAIGLGPDLYALSWLLTLFAHALDLPQLFLLWDSLLLHPPSFVLFVAVCLVHHLRVPLLQLAPDEESSALSLLRAASAFLHIPALCGVASSLERETPVSVALRFLARKSGYPLQAGDEAGDAAEGERIQGAEEEAPARLREGAGNQGGGKTGKGGRRADEEEPAEGDATAQARPHRKAREASEPEESSPSGGAARFYIGDEEEGSDDDASVASGATSRERLPHLSRMNSNQGRGDVKNKRKKKQSLVAAMIQGPAMMLMGPPRKPLRALESDEDDDTSTAQPTESDPLQSFMEEERWWEAPVDILSAHAQPRRSGPGYQDGPECGGGSLGVRARGAYCPPFLTVDDLVEHHSHTTVLDIRPVKSFRQLHFINAKNVAADSPSSALAPLLASAAAAANAMGAPFPGSIPCPGGSESETLAALSASSGMPSSPFSLGRHPSSCLSASFASRISSFPLGSARGSAGAEKPAGAGAPVQGSTADGSGLSQKKDEKKASVGERYGPAAGEYPAKSLSHSPKLSNPHSGGVALPESRATVYESGDEPQQHATVLPPWLKGDSQKIHLIVVTGNRADWGVTLATRLQRAGVPHVCVLRGGIDALLADAPSCFMETGNAGKG encoded by the exons ATGGCGACCTCCTCCGCGTTCAAGTCAGCCTGCGAGGCCGTGGAAGATGacgtcttctctctttcgtCAGCTGCTTCGGAGTTCCTTTTGGGATTCCAGACCTTTGCCGTGGAGTCTCAGCCGTTTTCAACTCGGTCTCTTTTCGAAGCCTGCTCCCGTGCGTCTGGCCTTCAGCAGCATGGATCTGGGCCTGCGGAAGGCTCACAGGGGGGAATCCCTCTCGAGGCTCTCCTCCCTGCTCGGATTCCTCAGACGGAGACacgaggggggggaggcgactGGCGCCCGAAAAGCTGCGGAGActcgtgcgcctcgctgAACGGACACGGGCGAGcccttccgcgcggcgcccctgcCGCAGATGCCGCAGCTCCCCCAGGGGGAGACTCTCCGCAGACACGCCCGCCTGTCGCTCCCGCGTCGACTGCTTTTTTTGCTGAAGAGTCGTCCGCGTTGCctgtggaggccgccgccccaggaggcgaagagggcgcggcgctggggcgGAGGGGACCTCAGAGGAACGATTCAGCCGCTgccgacgaagacgcgcacGAAACGGCGAACGAGAAGggccgcggcttccgcaTAAACGACAGGGGACCCCGGACAGAAGGCGACAGCGTTCGAgtggaagaggcagaggcggcctACCGCCAGGTGGTCACGCGCTTTCAGTTCCTCAAGCAACTGCGACATCCGTTCCTCTGTTCGTACACTCACATCCTTCGCAAGGCCGAGCGCTTTTTTGTCGTCTCTGAGTACTGgtcgctttctctcgccgACCTCATCCACCAACGGGAACAGGCGCTAGGCGcccgctctccgccttcctctgcttcggcTGCGTCAgcttcgccctctccgcagcgccgctcggcTGCCTCTaactccgcgtcgtctgccgcgcggtGGCTGGCGAGCGCTGCTCTGCTGCCGGAGGCCTTTCTGAGGCGCATGGCCGCGCAGATCCTCTCTGCCTTGGCGTTTCTGAACGAGCAGGGCCTGACTCACGGTCGGCTGTGCCCCAGCACCATCCGCTTCActgcggacggcgacgtTCGCCTGAGCGACTGGGGTCTGAACTACTTGCTCCACCGcggctcgctgtctccccacacgcgcctcctgccgTGCCCGCCGTTCCtcacgccgcagcaggcgctcttcggcgccgaAGTCTCGGCCGTCTCGCCGCCCTTTTCGAAAGACGACTCGTGGGCtctgggcgccgcgctcctgcaggccgcccaggggccgccgcgcctgcagcccggCGTGCTCATTGCGCTCCTCGCACAGGCGCGCGCTGAGGCGAAAGAAAAGGCAGAGACTGCAGAGCGACCGACGGCGCTCGACAaggccgccgaccgcgcggaggcgcactCGCCCGCGCACGCCTCCACGGGGCCCGAAGCGGAGCTCCAGACAGGGTACAGAGCCCGAGGCAGAGACCGTTCGTGGTCGGGCGAGAGGCAGGGCTTTCGGGCGCTGCAGGGCGAGTTGGGACTCCGAGAACGAAGAGCTCtaggagacgcggagggagaggagggagcctgcgaggccgaggTTGAGGCTTGGGAGAGAGACTGGCAACGCGAAGTCGACCGGATCCTGGGGTTCCCGATCCCAGTGGGCGGCTGGGACGATTGGTTTGCCTGCGAAAAGCGGgggcgagacgaaggcgacctCCACTACGCTCCGAGgtcgcgcgaggaagagaaacGTCTGCCGCATCTCCACCCCCTCTGCACTCTGCGCGCCATCGAGCATGCGGCGCGAATGCTCCTGTACGTACACTGGGCGTACGAGGACCATGTGCGCCCCCATGTCGACGAAGCTTGCACTTTTCTGTTCCAAAACGGGCCAGAAATCAGCGAAGCGGAAGATGCGAAGAGGCAAGGAAACCaagggagacgcgagggTGGAGGAAGCCGtgggaggccgcgcaggagcgATGAGAAGGCCAATGGCTTCGGTCGCGAGCCCGCGGGAAGGGCTGGGCGGCAGCTACTGTGGAGAGCAGCATCGTTCTCTTGCATTGGAAGAAGCCTTgagcggcgtcttctgcagcacAAGGAGCGTCTCGTCGCTGAACTGCGGCACGTGGTGAGCCGGCCCTGTTGCCTAGTGGAGCCTGAGGCGTACGCGGCccttctcgctgcgctctccgcctgtctcgagaagcggaaaggcatgggcgacgacgcagccgacagcgaggggacgaagcgcgcgtggcgcgcccCCAACAGccaagacgaggaaggcagaCGCCAGCTCTCGTCGCCGTGCTCGAGttggctcgcgtcgccggctgcgaAGGGCTGGGAGGTTGAGGAGACTTTCCTCTGGGCTGTGCTCTGCTCCCAAGCGGGCTGGTTTTCTGGCGGCGCGCTTTTCTCACACgcgctttctccttctctccttcaCGTTTCGTCTCTGCGGTCTTCTGGAAGCCGAGTCGCACCCCAAGCCCCAGCGAGGTGTCGGCCTTCTCGGTCTGCCCGTGCCCCTTTTTCGCCGTTCTCCTCCGGCTTCCGCGACCTGCTCAGGGGCCTCCTGGAGGTGAACCCGGGCCGCCGattctcgccggcggaggctgcgagcctcgcctgcagccgcgagttcctttcttctccctgccAGCCGCGTCTGTTTGGCGGATCGCAGGGCGCCAAGGTGTCTTCGCTAGCGAGCGTCAAAGGGACCGACGCCTTctcgcagccggcgcgtgACAGGgtgagaggcggaagactcGAAGCTTCtaaaagagagacagacggcgaCTGCGGACGGGACAATGGGCGCGAggtggcggaggaggcgaggaatGAATCCACCAGGCGGCAGCCAGAGCGAACTGTGCTGCCCACGGTCGTGGAGAAGGAGACTTTGCTGGCGCGCCCCAGGGCAGCGGAGGCTGCTGGGCTCCTGCTTGACCTGCACATTGACGACACACTGGAGGCGATCCGCAGCGGTGCGAGCG AATGTGAAGGGCAGCTGTGTCATGATTCTCTCCTGTTAAG acggCCCCAAAGGCGCTCCACGCTTCGCCTCGTGCGTGGAGGCCGCAAACGCGAAGGACTACTTGTCCCGGTACCACAACGTGCCTCTGGAAGAGATTTTCTTCTGGTggcagctgcgaggcggcgacgtctGCGAGACGCTCGTCGACCTCGGCGCATTTCGCCCCGTTCCGCCGattcttcgcctccctctgtgctgtctccttcgtccgcCCCCCACGAGTactcgctcggcgccctgAGGGCTAgccggcgcgtcggctcTGCAGCGCACGCCTCTGCCGACAAacccgcggcgcgccagtcGGGCCGCGTGaacgtctcttcttcgtctccgtctccgcgcacGACTTCCTCCGGCTCGCCCGCTGCactcgcgtcttcgccgtcgtcttccgcggcttcgccgcagtctccttcctcgtctccgcctgctgaGTCGTCGCAGGAGGGGGGCGTGCGCTGGCCTCAATGGGCTGGCGGCTCACACGACCGTCTCCCGTTCCTGTCGCCCCTGCTGGACTTGCGCCTTCTCCACGACTTctgtgcggcgcccgcgcgcaccTTGTCGAGCGGCGCTGAGGCAAAGCCGACGGAGGGCTTCCaagcctgcagctgcttgtctctcgcttctctgcttcccccAGCTTCGCAAGCGCGCCCCGAGTCGCGCGCGCAACGCGCGGATGCGACCCGCcggcagagggagagggaaggCACGAGCTCGCACGAAGGTCTGTGCTCCCTGGAGAGCGCAGACAGAAGCcccgaggccggcgccgaggagacgctgggagccgtcgggctcgccgcgggtCAGAGCGCGTGCGAGAGAGCCCGCGgcccgctctcgcctcgtgagggcggccgcgggggcggagacgaggaggacgacgagggcgaagagagcgaacgGCAGGCAggccggctgctgcagggcgCTGTGGAGGACCggagcttcttcgcctgcggatTCAGCGCGGGAAGGAACTGGCTCGACGTCGAGGGGAACTGggtggagggcgacgcgcgcatcCGAG gcgtctgcatCCACGACACCGTcgtggcgctgcaggaggccgATCGGTTCTCCATTTCGCAGATGCACGAG GTTCGGCCCAGGTGTCTCTACATGCGGCAGTTTCACTTCCTGTATCAGCGACTGCG AGTCAGGCTCTTCCGGTCGCTGCTCGTTCAGCTTCCCAAGAGTCTCCAGCGCTTAactgaggaggcggcggtAGACATCCCTCCCCTTCTGCGCCCGCAG ATctgggcggcgctgctcggTGTAAACTACGCGGCTGAAGTCGCAGCCGGGCCGTTCGTGTTTGACCAGCTCGTTTTGGAGGGCCTCGCGATGCCCGAGGCTCGCCAGCTGACCAGCGAGGACTTCTCCCAGTGCTTCGAA CACCACGACTTGCTGGGTAGTCGCTTCGGCcgtcgccagctgcggcgccttctgcaggcgctctTTGCTCACTGCTGCCGGATGCCTCTCTCTttgtcgccgcctcgctcgccgcgctcttccGGGGGCGGGAGCGCGCATCTCGCTTCGGTCTCGGCCGCGgagtcgcgcgccttcgtgtCCGCGCGGGGCCTGGATGCGATCGCCGCGCCGCTACAGCTTCTGTACGGCGGCCAGCCGCAGGTTGCCTTAGCCTGCCTCGATCGCCTCCTCACTCGTCAGAGCCAGTTCAAGCTCTTCGGCGCGGAGAACGCTGCAGCCATCGAGGACCAACTCGCGTGCTTCAGCCAGCTCCTCTACTTCTTCGACCCCCTCCTCGCCACTCACCTGCAAGCGATCG GTCTCGGGCCGGATCTGTACGCGCTGTCGTGGTTGCTGACGCTGTTTGCACACGCATTGGACCTCCCGCAGCTGTTTCTGCTGTGGgactctcttctccttcatCCACCGTCCTTTgtgctcttcgtcgccgtctgtctGGTTCACCATCTTCGCGTCCCGCTTCTGCAACTGGCTCCTGATGAAGAGAGTTCGGCCCTCTCCCTGCTTCGCGCAGCGTCGGCCTTTCTGCACATCCCGGCCCTCTGTGGGGTCGCTTCGTCGCTCGAGAGGGAGACACCTGTCTCCGTGGCcctgcgcttcctcgcgcggaAGTCGGGCTATCCTTTGCAGGCAGGAGACgaggctggcgacgcggcggagggcgagcgaattcagggagcagaggaggaagcgccagCCAGACTCCGCGAGGGGGCGGGAAATCAGGGCGGAGGGAAAACAGGAAAAGGCGGTCGTCGagcagatgaagaagaaccagcggagggagacgcaaCGGCACAAGCCCGTCCGCACCGGAAGGCtcgggaggcgagcgagccggAAGAGAGTTCGCCGTCTGGGGGGGCTGCGCGATTCTACATTGGtgatgaagaggagggaaGTGATGATGACGCGTCCGTTGCTTCGGGCGCCACCTCGAGGGAGCGGCTGCCACACCTCTCGAGGATGAATTCGAACcaaggcagaggcgacgtAAAGAATAAAAGGAAAAAGAAACAATCTCTCGTCGCAGCGATGATTCAGGGCCCCGCCATGATGCTCATGGGCCCTCCCCGCAAGCCCCTGCGCGCTTTGGAGTctgacgaagacgacgataCAAGCACCGCACAGCCCACAGA ATCAGATCCCCTCCAGTCTTTCATGGAGGAAGAGCGATGGTGGGAGGCCCCCGTGGACATTTTgtcggcgcatgcacagccGAGGCGGAGCGGTCCCGGCTACCAGGACGGCCCtgagtgcggcggcgggagccTGGGAGTGCGCGCTCGAGGGGCGTATTGCCCGCCTTTTCTCACCGTCGATGACCTTGTTGAGCATCACAGCCACACCACTGTTCTGGACATTCGTCCAGTCAAGTCTTTCCGGCAGCTGCACTTCATAAACGCCAAGAACGTGGCGGCTGACTCTCCGTCCTcggccctcgcgccgctcctcgcttctgccgcggccgcggcgaacgcaATGGGGGCGCCTTTTCCAGGGTCCATTCCCTGtccaggcggcagcgagagtgAGACGCTGGCGGCTCTGTCCGCGAGTTCAGGgatgccttcttcgccgttcAGCCTTGGCCGCCACCCCTCCTCGTGTCTGTCGGCGTCGTTCGCTTCACGGATCAGTTCCTTTCCACTGGGGTCTGCGCGGGGCAGCGCGGGGGCTGAGaagcccgcaggcgcgggcgcccctGTGCAGGGCTCGACAGCAGACGGCAGTGGCCTGTCTCAAaaaaaagacgagaaaaaggCAAGTGTGGGCGAGCGATACGGTCCTGCTGCCGGAGAGTACCCTGCAAAGTCTTTGTCACACTCTCCGAAACTCAGTAACCCGCACagtggcggcgtcgcgctgcctgAAAGTCGCGCGACAGTCTACGAGTCGGGGgacgagccgcagcagcatgCTACTGTTTTGCCGCCGTGGCTCAAAGGCGATTCACAGAAAATTCACCTGATTGTGGTGACAGGGAATCGGGCGGACTGGGGTGTCAcgctggcgacgcgtctgcagagggcCGGCGTGCCGCATGTCTGCGTTCTAAGAGGCGGGATCGATGCTCTCCTTGCAGATGCCCCGAGCTGTTTCATGGAGACGGGGAATGCGGGAAAGGGTTAG
- a CDS encoding hypothetical protein (encoded by transcript BESB_003480), which produces MVKDSIHCACCILFYLCFFAALREHMTCHAQNFQGQPDLKPGPPGTGLRMAEETDNATQVAVENFGEARPPFVSNEQWQEWNLKYGFSPLGEFCDSCLTVPGKCVRPHEQCQLYCGDDCRGHGKEFTKKVLCKWCREARGERCRDWRSCRDKCGTDCVHEVYARKAMLDYERHVNDTIARGEKKYIASLRQIVEDAMQDVNGDEETRKELEEQMKQFAAAAGVYFPLSDEL; this is translated from the coding sequence ATGGTGAAGGACAGTATCCACTGTGCTTGCTGCATTCTCTTCTATTTATGTTTCTttgctgcgctgcgcgagcacATGACATGCCACGCTCAGAACTTCCAGGGTCAGCCAGACCTGAAGCCAGGACCCCCAGGCACGGGTCTAAGGATGGCTGAAGAGACCGACAACGCAACCCAAGTTGCTGTGGAGAACTTCGGCGAAGCGCGTCCCCCTTTTGTCTCGAATGAACAGTGGCAGGAGTGGAATCTTAAGTACGGGTTTTCTCCCTTGGGGGAGTTCTGCGACAGCTGCCTGACAGTTCCGGGGAAGTGCGTCCGGCCACACGAGCAATGCCAGCTGTATTGCGGAGACGACTGCCGTGGCCACGGCAAAGAATTTACAAAGAAAGTGCTTTGCAAGTGGTGCCGAGAGGCAAGAGGTGAAAGGTGCCGCGACTGGAGGTCCTGCAGGGATAAGTGCGGCACAGATTGTGTTCATGAGGTATACGCCCGGAAGGCTATGCTGGACTACGAGCGTCACGTAAATGACACGATagcgcgcggcgaaaagAAATATATAGCCAGTCTCAGACAGATCGTGGAAGATGCCATGCAAGACGTGAACGGAGATGAGGAAACCCGTAAGGAACTTGAGGAACAGATGAAGCagttcgctgctgctgcaggtgtGTATTTCCCGCTGTCTGATGAACTCTGA